A part of Leishmania panamensis strain MHOM/PA/94/PSC-1 chromosome 34 sequence genomic DNA contains:
- a CDS encoding proteophosphoglycan ppg4 (TriTrypDB/GeneDB-style sysID: LpmP.34.0480~partially sequenced multicopy gene) has translation SSSLNGCYGDVPFYSVDEVEATRGFLTVFRDSFEALVPLWVCPNYCVWHGVVCDISGVTLNLEDVELSGFLPGVGEDVDASKVVIRRIDMGGPEMKVELSGVLPPSWSRLNHLESLALSYTGVSGTLPPEWSELSSLEYLNLGYNILFGTLPSNWGSLKSLRELYLNDNLLSGQIPDSWMYMDAVEVLDLTNNMLNGGLPDFIVSIKRTFGATMAKSRHPSNR, from the coding sequence AGCAGCAGCTTAAATGGTTGTTATGGTGATGTCCCGTTTTACTCTGTTGATGAAGTGGAGGCAACGCGAGGGTTTTTGACTGTTTTTCGCGACAGTTTCGAGGCTCTTGTCCCGCTTTGGGTGTGCCCTAACTACTGTGTGTGGCACGGCGTTGTGTGCGATATTTCTGGTGTGACGCTGAATCTCGAGGACGTGGAGTTGAGCGGTTTTCTTCCTGGTGTTGGAGAGGATGTGGACGCGTCGAAGGTGGTGATACGGAGGATTGATATGGGTGGTCCGGAGATGAAGGTAGAGTTGAGTGGCGTATTACCGCCTAGCTGGTCGAGATTGAATCACCTGGAGAGCTTGGCCCTTTCCTATACTGGCGTGAGTgggacgctgccgccggagtGGAGTGAACTGAGTTCGCTGGAATATCTTAACTTGGGCTATAATATCCTGTTTGGCACCCTCCCTTCGAATTGGGGCTCCCTAAAGTCGCTTCGTGAGTTGTACCTGAATGACAACCTGTTAAGCGGCCAGATTCCGGATAGCTGGATGTATATGGATGCTGTTGAAGTGCTGGATCTGACCAATAATATGCTCAATGGTGGCCTTCCTGACTTCATCGTCTCAATAAAGCGGACTTTTGGAGCGACAATGGCGAAATCACGGCATCCATCGAATCGGTAA
- a CDS encoding proteophosphoglycan ppg3, putative (TriTrypDB/GeneDB-style sysID: LpmP.34.0490.B~disrupted due to non-sequenced internal amino acid repeat): protein RLQCRVRLRARGLRRLQRNLHQILFFHHRHLLLLIEHFMMRCTSTART, encoded by the coding sequence GTCGTCTGCAATGTCGAGTGAGACTGCGAGCTCGTGGACTCCGACGACTACAGAGGAACCTACACCAGATCCTGTTCTTCCATCATCGGCATCTTCTTCTGTTGATCGAACATTTTATGATGCGCTGTACTTCTACTGCCCGAACGTAG
- a CDS encoding proteophosphoglycan ppg4 (TriTrypDB/GeneDB-style sysID: LpmP.34.0470~partially sequenced multicopy gene) has translation MALLPPVTSMSRPQRHAALIAVSLFSVVLLALGAAGAHATGDNADVSACSGSSPYYTAIEHEHTRRFLESFKEAVPALASLWTCDNFCAHSGIQCTEEGLNVTLNSSVLSGSLPELPNDIDGFRVALYGLTFVGDGERLIGSLPVSWNLLTRLSHLDVRATALSGTLPETWGTPADRRVMTRRIVASPSTACNGVCLRVLRLGGNHLTGTLPANWGKMTTLQEIWINDNLFTGTLPPEWSALANLRTLNARSNLLSGTLPAEWASMESIRQISIDNNNFCGCVPDSWKKNTQITIDADEPLWMEDCATSNGCDTDSSSSSAPSSSSSSAPSSSSLDDCYTPVPFYSSAQQNNTREFLEAFKETIPILREIWVCPNFCTWLYVQCTSSGLALEMAGAPLAGSLPRVPTEVDVNEIVVNRVNMSDITNLGNQLPPSWGSLVSMEHIAVPGTFLFGNLPSEWGGMSGLKYLDAGGTMLTGQLPSTWSNLKNLEVLRINEAMLSGSLPDTWSSMTSLKELDLSTNTIDAILPSSWRLFKNIRSLQLQSNHLRGTLPQSWKELTNIEEFRVDDNQLIGRIPESYSAWINIKNADLRLNNFCECLPSRWVANNGITIFAIADAPVVAEDCATENQCTDIPPPSSSSSSSSAPSSSSSAPSSSSSSAPSSSSSAP, from the coding sequence ATGGCGCTCCTTCCACCCGTCACCTCGATGTcgaggccgcagcggcacgctgcgCTCATTGCAGTATCGCTGTTTTCCGTGGTTCTTCTGGCTTTGGGggctgcaggcgcacacgccacTGGTGATAACGCAGACGTGAGCGCCTGCTCTGGCAGTAGTCCATACTACACAGCCATTGAGCATGAGCACACTCGCCGCTTTCTCGAGTCCTTCAAGGAGGCAGTCCCGGCTCTGGCCTCCCTGTGGACGTGCGACAATTTTTGCGCCCATTCAGGTATTCAATGCACAGAGGAAGGCCTTAACGTGACCCTAAACTCGTCAGTATTGTCAGGGAGTCTTCCTGAGCTCCCCAACGACATCGATGGATTCCGAGTGGCCCTGTACGGTCTCACCTTTGTCGGAGATGGAGAGCGTTTGATCGGTTCCCTACCGGTCAGCTGGAACTTACTTACTCGTCTCTCCCACCTCGATGTccgcgccaccgccctctCCGGAACTCTGCCCGAAACCTGGGGAACGCCCGCTGACCGTCGTGTGATGACAAGACGCATTGTAGCCTCTCCTTCCACGGCCTGCAACGGTGTCTGCTTACGTGTGCTTCGACTTGGAGGCAATCACCTAACCGGCACCCTCCCTGCCAACTGGGGCAAGATGACAACCCTGCAGGAGATCTGGATTAACGACAACCTCTTCACCGGCACCCTGCCCCCCGAATGGAGCGCCCTCGCCAATCTTCGCACCCTCAACGCACGCAGCAATCTCCTCAGCGGCACATTGCCCGCAGAGTGGGCTTCCATGGAGAGCATTCGGCAAATCAGTATCGACAACAACAACTTTTGCGGCTGTGTTCCCGACTCATGGAAAAAAAATACACAGATTACCATCGACGCTGACGAGCCCCTTTGGATGGAGGACTGTGCTACATCCAACGGATGCGACACGgactccagcagcagctctgcgccgtcatcgtcctcgtcgtctgcgccgtccagcagcagtTTGGACGACTGCTACACTCCTGTGCCGTTCTATAGCTCCGCTCAACAAAACAATACGCGGGAGTTCCTCGAGGCTTTTAAGGAGACGATCCCCATACTGCGAGAGATATGGGTGTGCCCGAACTTCTGCACTTGGCTTTATGTGCAGTGCACGAGCTCTGGTCTTGCGTTGGAGATGGCTGGTGCGCCCCTCGCTGGCTCTCTTCCAAGGGTTCCAACCGAAGTCGATGTAAACGAGATCGTTGTGAACAGGGTAAATATGAGCGACATCACGAACCTCGGTAATCAATTGCCTCCGAGCTGGGGCTCATTGGTGTCAATGGAACACATCGCTGTCCCTGGAACATTTCTTTTTGGCAATCTGCCCTCGGAGTGGGGCGGCATGTCCGGGCTCAAGTATCTTGACGCTGGTGGGACAATGCTTACAGGCCAGCTACCGAGCACTTGGTCGAATCTGAAAAACTTGGAGGTACTGCGTATCAATGAAGCAATGCTCTCTGGTAGCCTCCCAGACACATGGAGCAGCATGACCTCACTGAAAGAGCTGGACCTCAGCACTAACACCATTGACGCCATCCTGCCGTCGTCATGGAGACTCTTTAAAAACATCCGTAGCCTCCAGCTACAGAGCAACCACCTACGCGGAACCCTTCCCCAATCATGGAAAGAACTGACTAACATTGAGGAATTCCGTGTTGATGACAACCAGCTCATAGGAAGAATTCCAGAAAGCTACAGTGCGTGGATAAATATCAAAAATGCCGATCTTCGCCTCAACAATTTCTGCGAATGTCTCCCCTCCAGATGGGTCGCCAACAACGGAATAACGATTTTTGCTATCGCCGACGCTCCCGTGGTAGCTGAAGATTGCGCAACCGAAAATCAGTGTACTGATATACCACCGCCatcttcctcgtcgtcctcgtcatctgcaccgtccagcagcagctccgcgccctcgtcgtcctcgtcgtctgcgccgtctagcagcagctccgcgccG
- a CDS encoding proteophosphoglycan ppg3, putative (TriTrypDB/GeneDB-style sysID: LpmP.34.0490.A~disrupted due to non-sequenced internal amino acid repeat) → MTYPQLAAQVARRSLRRQWQPEISVWVLLAFTVLALFVSVATASPPLLNTQSPAVLQKEEELLDCTEHEAIPFYTAEQQANTLAFLAEFPYAIPALSNTWVCHNFCKWNGVHCSEEGVEVSLHSRRLIGRLPEVPAAVDPDHIMVTSIVLKGRGDGIESTLPESWLHLTKLTTLQLNLENKPPVLTSLKIQNVAYNMQPMNTAASSMNTKACFLPHNVVNVSITRNSISGHLPPRFPLCNPKIKYLYLQYNPDIYGPIPKEWGKWTSLQILNIKGTRVCGCAPPEWVNFNPPVTLLAEDLVTHPEICNTSCPDISTSSSSAPSSSSSSAPSSSSSALECDGPIPFYSESQQVNTRSFLEAFKDTIEDLQPLWTCMNFCVWPYVLCTPAGVAVEITGTEFFGHVPEVSPDVDTAEVVVTKLDFSHSMWVEGDYPASWASLHSLEHVSFAYTAMSGTLPSEWGDMDALRYLDLSFTWTNGMFPQSWSRLAKLEVLNLMHLTLPDHPPDSWSHMTALRELNLASTRASGTLPASWSSLKNLEILSLSNNTMFGSLPEQWGSLKQLATLMLHKNYLGGSIPEIYNDMTALTRASLEDNRFCGCLPSVWAAQQGVSMTITAQKEVLASDCATT, encoded by the coding sequence ATGACGTACCCGCAACTCGCCGCTCAAGTGGCGCGTcgctcgctgcggcggcagtggcaaccCGAGATATCTGTGTGGGTACTACTCGCCTTTACAgtgctcgctctcttcgtgAGTGTTGCCACAGCATCACCGCCGCTTCTCAATACCCAAAGtcctgctgtgctgcagaaggaggaggagctgctcgacTGCACGGAGCACGAGGCCATTCCGTTTTATACagccgagcagcaggcaaacACATTGGCGTTTCTGGCCGAGTTCCCCTACGCTATCCCCGCTCTCAGCAATACGTGGGTGTGTCACAACTTCTGCAAGTGGAATGGCGTGCATTGCTCTGAAGAGGGTGTTGAGGTGAGCCTTCATTCACGACGACTTATCGGCCGGCTGCCAGAAGtccccgctgctgtcgaCCCCGACCACATTATGGTGACAAGCATTGTTTTAAAGGGCAGAGGCGATGGTATTGAAAGCACCCTACCAGAGAGCTGGCTTCACCTTACCAAGCTCACAACTCTCCAGCTTAACCTAGAGAACAAGCCACCTGTTTTGACGTCACTGAAGATCCAAAATGTGGCCTACAACATGCAACCCATGAATACTGCCGCCAGTAGCATGAACACAAAGGCTTGCTTCCTCCCACACAATGTAGTCAACGTGTCCATCACCCGCAACAGCATCAGTGGACACCTTCCACCTCGGTTCCCACTTTGCAATCCAAAAATAAAGTACCTCTACCTCCAGTATAACCCCGACATCTACGGACCAATACCGAAGGAATGGGGTAAATGGACTAGTCTTCAAATTCTCAACATTAAAGGAACAAGagtctgcggctgcgcccCACCAGAGTGGGTGAACTTCAACCCTCCAGTAACGCTACTAGCCGAGGACCTAGTAACCCACCCAGAAATCTGCAACACCAGCTGCCCAGATATCAGTActagcagcagctctgcgccgtcgtcgtcctcgtcgtctgcgccgtccagcagcagctctgcactGGAGTGTGACGGCCCTATCCCGTTTTACAGCGAAAGCCAACAAGTGAACACGCGCAGTTTTCTCGAGGCGTTCAAAGATACAATCGAGGACCTTCAACCTCTGTGGACGTGTATGAACTTCTGCGTATGGCCCTATGTGCTCTGCACCCCTGCCGGCGTGGCTGTGGAAATTACTGGGACTGAGTTCTTCGGTCATGTTCCTGAGGTTTCTCCAGATGTTGACACGGCTGAAGTGGTTGTGACGAAGCTCGATTTCAGTCACAGTATGTGGGTCGAGGGCGACTACCCTGCCAGCTGGGCCTCGCTACACTCCCTTGAGCACGTGTCCTTCGCGTACACTGCGATGTCGGGAACGCTGCCTTCGGAATGGGGTGACATGGACGCGCTGAGGTACCTCGATTTGAGCTTTACGTGGACTAACGGAATGTTCCCTCAGAGTTGGAGCCGCCTAGCGAAACTCGAGGTGCTCAACTTAATGCACCTCACACTTCCAGACCACCCGCCGGACTCGTGGAGTCACATGACGGCTCTTCGCGAGCTCAATCTTGCCAGTACCAGAGCGTCAGGTACACTACCGGCCTCATGGAGCAGTCTGAAGAACCTAGAGATTCTCTCACTCTCCAACAATACCATGTTCGGGAGTCTCCCAGAGCAGTGGGGATCACTAAAGCAGCTAGCAACACTGATGCTCCACAAAAACTACCTTGGCGGTTCAATCCCCGAAATATACAACGATATGACAGCCCTCACGCGTGCCAGCCTGGAGGACAACCGATTCTGTGGCTGCTTGCCGAGCGTCTGGGCAGCACAACAAGGTGTGTCCATGACCATCACTGCACAAAAAGAGGTACTCGCTTCTGACTGCGCCACCACT